In the Nitrospiria bacterium genome, ACGAGGAAGGAAAACCCCCTTGTGGATAAACATAATATCCCCCAAAATAAAACCGGGGATAGGGTCCATAGGGATAGAGGTAATAGGGGTAAGGGGAATAATAAGGGTAAGGATAATAATTTGGGTATGGATATCCATAATAGGGATAAGGGGTATAATACGGGCCGTAATCAGGATTATTGTAGTAAATTTGAGAGAACGGAAGGATTGAGGATTCAGAAGAATAAAAGGAACTATTTGGATACCCATCGGTGTAACGATAGCACCCTCCCGCAATTATTGCTCCAAACAAAATTATTAAAAAAAGAAAATTAGTTTTTCTCATAACCTACTCTTTCCAATCCCACAATTTTAAAACTTAAAACGTAAACCCCCCTGAATTGAATTAACATCAAAAAGGTTAACCTCAATGTTTAAGACCAGAGAATCGCTTGGATCTAAAAAAAAATCAACACCCCCAAACACTCCGAAAAAATCATCCTCTTCAATACTAGCAGAGCGAATATTTGGATTAAAACCTGGATCTGAAACAGAGGGAGAGCTTACCAAAGAAAAATGTTCATCCCCCCTCACCAAAGAAAACCTGATCCCCCCATAAGGTCTATAATAACCCACCCGGGAATCACCCCCAATTTTCACAACATGTTCCCTCCACTTAATCTCATCATCTTGAACCGTCCCCACAAAGGTAGCAGTGGAAAGACTACAATTACTACTGGCATTTGGATTTGAACACTTGGAAATCTCGACACGATCTTCCGCATCGAACTGAAGATAGGAATATTCTAAAAAAATGTGGGAGGCCTGCGGAAATGGCGCTTCATAAAGTATGAACCGTGCCCCTCCTCCAAAAGTCATATTTAAATTACTATCAAACCCACCGAATTCATCGATACTTAACCCCACCCCACCAAACAGGCCAAACAGTTCAACCCGATGGAAGGCCTCAATCCCTAACCGAGCCAATAACCGGGAGGAAACCGCATCCCCTTTAAATTTACAACATGGGTCCACCAAATCTTCACTCTTTTCAACAATATCCCTTTCCTGGACCCCTGTAATCAGCTCTACAGAAACGGGAACGGGACTGACCCGATCCCCATAATGAAAGGAAAATCCTGTTGAAGGAACCATAAGAATAATGAAAAGAAAAACAAATGTTCTGAATTCAACAGGCCTCATGTTTGCAAACCTTTGTCAATTTTAAGGGGAAAGCCCTTTGAGCATTTCCTTAAATTTTTTCCTCTCCTCCGGAACATCACTGGTTACAATAAACCTCATATACACTGTCGTACGGGTACTATCTCCTCTGAGCAAAAATGAAAGAAGCACTTTATGCTGAATGCTTCCGGGGTTTTCTGCCATAAGTTTCGGAAGTGTTTCAATAATCCCAACCCGTTCATCGGCGATTGAAACAGTATACCCTCGTGTCTGGAGCATACTTTTTAGCTCTTGGAACGCCATTTGATAAGATAGATTTATTTCAATTCCTTCATCTGTGCCAGGGGGTATTCTCGAAGGCCCCATACATCCAACCAACAAAAAAATTCCTAAACACACCCCAAAAACCCTCATACCGCCCTCCTTTTCTTTTCAATGTACTCCAGGAAAATAGGCCAGGTCAAGCTTAAGGAATTTCACAATTTATGTATTTTTAAGAAAAAAACAGGATTTTGCCCGGGTAATTTTTTTAAGAAAAAACGCTTTTCCTTCTATTTCTGGTTTAGGGGTTCAAATTAAATTAAAGGATTGTTTTTTCCCAAGAACCCAAAGGTATAAAACGTTCATGAAAGAATCGGTTTTGAGTTTTTTTATGAAATGGGAAGAGAAGAAACCAAGGAAGGATGCTGATTTAGAAACAGGTCTTAAGGGTTCCGTAAGGATCCTTATTTTTTCAACAAGGGAAAAGGATGAACTACCCCTTTCCCCTTGTTGGTATTAAAATTTTTGGGAGGTAAGGTTTAAAGAAAACGCTTGTTCTATTTCCATTTATTATCCGAAATTCATCACCTCAAGGAAAACTCACTCACTCTTCATGCAAAGAAATTATTTTTTTCCTCAGTGCATATTTAATCAGATCGGTTCGATGATGAACGTTTATTTTACGCATTAAATTTGCCTTGTGAGTATCTACTGTTTTCGGGCTTAAATCCAGTAGGGAAGCGGCTTTTTTAACGGTATACCCCTCTGCCAAAAGCCTCAAAACCTGGATTTCCCTATCGGTAAGAAGGTTCCCCGCTTTTTCTTCAGCTTGTTTTACTCTGGCCGCAGTCTGCTCCATAAACTGTTCTATTCTCTTGGGTTCTATGAAGATTCCCCCTTGTTGAACAACCAATATGGCTTTTGAAAGATTTTGTTCGATATTTGATTTTTCAAGAATCCCTTTAACCCCCACTTTAAAAATTTGCAACCACCCCCCTAAAAGGTACTCATCCAAAAGAACCAAAATTCTTGCCTCAGGATGAGAAACCTGGATTTTAATTAAAAAGGGAACTTTTTCATCCTCTACTTGATTTAAATCAACAATAATAATTTGAGGCTTTAATTCTTTTACCCTTTTAAAACCCTTTTCTAAATCTGATGTTTGAAGAACAACGGATATTTTACTCGGAATAGAGATGGCGCCCTCAAGCTGCTTGGGAATTCCCATTTCTCCAGAAAAAATAACAACAGATATTGTCTTATCGCTCACGGGACTACCCCTTTCTAAAAATTAAAATATTAAAAGTTAATCATGATCAAACAATTAGAGATTCTAATATGGCGATAACACCTTGTAAATCCGGTAAACCCCTTATTTTCAAAAAAAAAAAGACCCTAAAGAAAGTCTTGAGTCTTTGAAAAAATAAAGGCGTTTAATTCCAAAAGATTTAACTTACGTTACTCTCCCCCGTTTCTATTTTTTGAGATCAATAAAACCCTGTAGGACCGCAAACTGGACCAAACCCGCGGTTTCATGAATCCCAAGTTTCATCATGAGATTGGAGCGATGGTTATCAATAGTCTTAACACTTAAAGTTAATTTTTTTGCGATTTCCTTATTGGTTAATCCCTCAGCGATAAGCAAAAGAACCTCCTGTTCTCTTTCCGTCAAAGGAATTCCAATTTTTTTCTCTTTTCTCGAGCCAAGGTCTCCCAAAATTTCTTCTTTTAAATCTCCAGGGAGGGAAGGACTAAAATAAGAATCCCCCCGGCTAATTATTTTTACCGCCCGAATTAACTCTGAAGAAGGGGAATTTTTATTTAAAAAGCCGGACGCCCCTTCCTTTTTGGCTTGGCAAATATATTCTTCTTGGGAATAGATGGTCAAGACCAAGAGTTTTAAATTCGGAAATTCTTGATGGATTTGGTTAATGACCTGAAAACTGTTCAGGCCCGGAAGCCGAATGTCGATTATCAACACATCGGGGTTTTCTGCTCTGATCTTCTCAATCGCTTCGACACCATTCCCTGCGTCACCCACGACCTCGTATCCTGGTTGGCAATCAAAAATTGCACGAATTCCATCACGCAAAAGGACCTGGTCA is a window encoding:
- a CDS encoding response regulator transcription factor: MSDKTISVVIFSGEMGIPKQLEGAISIPSKISVVLQTSDLEKGFKRVKELKPQIIIVDLNQVEDEKVPFLIKIQVSHPEARILVLLDEYLLGGWLQIFKVGVKGILEKSNIEQNLSKAILVVQQGGIFIEPKRIEQFMEQTAARVKQAEEKAGNLLTDREIQVLRLLAEGYTVKKAASLLDLSPKTVDTHKANLMRKINVHHRTDLIKYALRKKIISLHEE
- a CDS encoding response regulator transcription factor, encoding MEKIRIFLADDQVLLRDGIRAIFDCQPGYEVVGDAGNGVEAIEKIRAENPDVLIIDIRLPGLNSFQVINQIHQEFPNLKLLVLTIYSQEEYICQAKKEGASGFLNKNSPSSELIRAVKIISRGDSYFSPSLPGDLKEEILGDLGSRKEKKIGIPLTEREQEVLLLIAEGLTNKEIAKKLTLSVKTIDNHRSNLMMKLGIHETAGLVQFAVLQGFIDLKK